ATGATCCGCTAAAACCATAGGCTTTGATTAGACCAAGTGCCCCAATACTTTTTACAGCTATTGTCAGGAATTTTCTTCTATCGATACCCATCTTATTAGTTCCCCTTCGTAAGCTATCTGAAAATATCTTAATATATAGCTATTTATAAAGTCAAATCTTATTTAATTCTGTGTTCAATCATTTACCAGCACAATGTAACCCCATGTGCTAGAATATTATTTATGCATATATTTAACAGTTTTGATGATGTGGGAATAGCTTATTGGGACCAGGGCGACGGCGATCCTATTATGCTGCTACACGGGTTTACTGCCGACAGTCATATAAACTGGGAGAAATCCGGTATAGCTCAGGAGCTTGTGAAAAGCGGCCGAAGGGTAATTATGATGGACGCGCGTGGCCATGGAGAATCCGATAAGCCGCATACTTCCTACAGCTATTGGAACCGCGCCATGGCCAAAGACGTCGGAGAGCTTGCACAGTATTTGATGCTTTATGATTATGATGTTCTTGGCTACTCTATGGGCGCTAAAGTTGCGATAGAAGCTGAGCTTATGTACGGCAGGATGAGAAGTTTGGTTCTCGCCGGGCTTCATATCTATGACAAAGACTGGACTCTTAGTGACAAAGAAAGAGAAAAGAAAGTAAGGTCAATGCTTGATGATAACCCGACAGAAAAAGATCCCTATAGGGAGTTTGCCGAGAAAACAGGTGGGGATAGAAAGGCCTTTGCTGCAAGGCTCGAGGGGAATATATATCCAGAGTTTAGCCACTGGGACTTAAAGAAAATACATCTGTCAGTATTAGTAATTAACGGCACAAGGGAATACGACGCCGAGTTAGCAGCTTCTTTTTTCCCAAATGCCAAAGGTATTAGCCTTAGAGGAAGTCATATTACTCTTCTTAGAAACAAAAGCTTCTCTAATGAAGTAATAAATTTTTTAGACGGACTTGATAAGAAATAAAATTTATAGATTTTATGATAAGACCCTGCCTTTCCCGGAGTCTGATATCTCCACAAGATCTTTAGGGTAGGGCTCAAAAAATGTCTGTCTTGCCAAATACTCTTCATCATATTTTAGTATCCAAGATTCTAATAGACTCAGAACTGCGCTAAGTGGTATTTTTTGGTTTTTATAGTTCTCCAGCAAATCGAGAAAGTGTGCTTTTTCTTTTGAAGTAAGTTTCTTGGAAAAATATCCAAGTGCATGCATTAGGGTATTTATATGCGATGAGCGCCTTGGGTTTTTAGATAAAGCGCTTTGTAGATGAGCTTCATATTCTGAAAATACTTTATCTAATGGCATTTTATCTTGATTACCGATTATTCTGCCCAGAACTCTCATTTCTCTTTGGTTATAGGACATAAAAATAAATTTGTTATCTGACTGGAAGTTAACAAGTGCTTTTACGGATTTTTTCTTTTTTACATCTCTAAAACTAGCAAAAGTGAATAGTTTTGTAAGAAAGCTCTCTCTAATAGAAAAATTCATCAGACGTCCTTCATCTTCCACGGCGCTACCAGGATATTTCTCAAGTACTTTTTCTGCGAA
This genomic stretch from Thermodesulfobacteriota bacterium harbors:
- a CDS encoding alpha/beta hydrolase; the encoded protein is MHIFNSFDDVGIAYWDQGDGDPIMLLHGFTADSHINWEKSGIAQELVKSGRRVIMMDARGHGESDKPHTSYSYWNRAMAKDVGELAQYLMLYDYDVLGYSMGAKVAIEAELMYGRMRSLVLAGLHIYDKDWTLSDKEREKKVRSMLDDNPTEKDPYREFAEKTGGDRKAFAARLEGNIYPEFSHWDLKKIHLSVLVINGTREYDAELAASFFPNAKGISLRGSHITLLRNKSFSNEVINFLDGLDKK
- a CDS encoding DUF523 and DUF1722 domain-containing protein, which produces MRKFEKPVVVTSKCFEFDACRYNGVMIPNNFVQKLEPFVQFIPVCPEVEIGLGIPRDIIRVVEKKGKRELVQPTTGKALAKKMYSFSEKFLGSLDEVDGFILKSRSPSCGIRDAKIFSDSENPSPIARGSGLFAEKVLEKYPGSAVEDEGRLMNFSIRESFLTKLFTFASFRDVKKKKSVKALVNFQSDNKFIFMSYNQREMRVLGRIIGNQDKMPLDKVFSEYEAHLQSALSKNPRRSSHINTLMHALGYFSKKLTSKEKAHFLDLLENYKNQKIPLSAVLSLLESWILKYDEEYLARQTFFEPYPKDLVEISDSGKGRVLS